The Ciconia boyciana chromosome 17, ASM3463844v1, whole genome shotgun sequence genome contains a region encoding:
- the HIP1 gene encoding huntingtin-interacting protein 1 isoform X3 — MDRVSSSMKQVSNPLPKVLSRRAGGGGLEAERESFERAQTVSINKAINAQEVAVKEKHARTCILGTHHEKGAQTFWSVVNRLPLSGNAVLCWKFCHVFHKLLRDGHANVLKDSMRYKNELSDMSRMWGHLSEGYGQLCSIYLKLLRTKMEFHTKNPRFPSNLQMSDRQLDEAGENDVNNFFQLTVEMFDYLECELNLFQMGLPADTLQGHRDRFLEQFRKLKDLFYRSSNLQYFKRLIQIPQLPENPPNFLRASALSEHISPVVVIPAEASSPDSEPITDLVEMDTASQSLFDNKFDDIFGSSFSSDPFNFNSQNGMNKDDKDRLIEQLYGEIAALKEELENFKAESARGAVQLRGRASELEAELAEQQHLKQQAQDESEFLRAELEELKKQREDTEKAQRSLTEIERRAQANEQRYSKLKEKYSELVQNHADLLRKNAEVTKQVTAARQAQGDVEREKKELEDSFQRVSEQAQRKSQEQAEVLDTLKRELAASRQELQVLQGTLESSTQAGAEQSTRITGLEQERDSLSRAAERHGEEMAALRAELQQLQDTLSREQESSKMELETLQTQLRDKESGEQALRQRLAEEQFALLQGTAREAERMVQDALSRLEDPAHIGCTGSADCLLSRTLAASECVERLRDAHGKYLSNRAAVGSLLPCLALFAHLVSDTLLQGSATSHVAPMEPADRLLEMCKQCGSEAVSYLSALQDPGTVEGANCSLVMTCLGRISAIGEELRPKGLDVKQEELGDLVDKEMAATAAAIETAAARIEEMLSKARAGDTGVKLEVNERILGSCTGLMQAIHVLVLASKDLQREIVESGRGAASPKEFYAKNSRWTEGLISASKAVGWGATVMVDAADLVVQGKGTFEELMVCSREIAASTAQLVAASKVKADKDSANLCKLQQASRGVNQATAGVVASTKAGKSQVEEKDSMDFSSMTLTQIKRQEMDSQVRVLELENQLQKERQKLGELRKKHYELAGVAEGWEEDAAD, encoded by the exons ACTGTCAGCATCAATAAGGCTATTAATGCACAGGAAGTGGCTGTCAAGGAGAAACACGCCAGAA CATGCATCCTGGGCACGCACCACGAGAAGGGGGCACAGACCTTCTGGTCGGTGGTGAACCGGCTGCCACTGTCAGGCAACGCTGTGCTCTGCTGGAAGTTCTGCCACGTCTTCCACAAACTCCTCCGGGATGGCCACGCGAAC GTCCTGAAAGACTCCATGAGATACAAGAACGAGCTGAGCGACATGAGCAGGATGTGG GGCCACCTGAGCGAGGGCTacgggcagctctgcagcatctACCTCAAACTGCTGAGAACCAAGATGGAGTTTCACACGAAG AATCCCCGCTTCCCCAGCAATCTCCAGATGTCTGATCGGCAGCTTGACGAAGCAGGGGAGAACGACGTCAATAATTT TTTTCAGCTGACAGTGGAGATGTTTGACTACCTGGAGTGTGAGCTGAACCTCTTCCAGATGG GTCTGCCAGCAGATACGCTGCAGGGCCACCGGGATCGCTTCCTGGAGCAGTTCAGAAA GCTGAAGGACCTCTTCTACCGCTCCAGCAACCTGCAGTACTTCAAGCGGCTGATTCAGATCCCGCAGCTGCCAGAG aaCCCCCCCAATTTCCTGCGCGCCTCAGCGCTGTCAGAGCACATCAGCCCCGTGGTGGTCATCCCCGCCGAGGCATCCTCACCCGACAGCGAGCCCATCACAGACCTGGTGGAGATGGACACGGCCTCGCAG AGCCTGTTTGACAATAAGTTTGACGACATCTTCGGCAGCTCTTTCAGCAGTGACCCCTTCAATTTCAACAGCCAGAACGGGATGAACAAGGATGACAA GGACCGGTTAATCGAGCAGCTTTATGGGGAGATTGCAGCCCtgaaggaggagctggagaactTCAAGGCCGAG AGCGCACGGGGCGCGGTGCAGCTGCGCGGTCGCGCCAGCGAGCTGGAGGCCGAGCTGGCCGAGCAGCAGCACCTGAAGCAGCAGGCGCAGGACGAGAGCGAGTTCCTGCGTGCAGAgctggaggagttgaagaagCAGCGGGAGGACACCGAGAAGGCGCAGAGGAGCCTGACGGAGATTGAAA GGCGGGCGCAGGCCAACGAGCAGCGCTACAGCAAGCTGAAGGAGAAGTACAGCGAGCTGGTGCAGAACCACGCCGACCTGCTGCGGAAG AATGCAGAGGTGACCAAGCAGGTGACGGCGGCCAGGCAGGCCCAGGGGGACGTGGAGCGGGAgaagaaggagctggaggactCCTTCCAGCGGGTGAGCGAGCAGGCTCAGAGGAAG TctcaggagcaggcagaggtgcTGGACACACTGAagagggagctggcagccagcagACAGGAGCTGCAGGTCCTCCAGGGCACCCTGGAGTCCAGCACACAG GCGGGAGCGGAGCAGAGCACCCGGATCACCGgcctggagcaggagagggaCAGCCTGAGCCGGGCAGCGGAGCGGCACGGGGAGGAGATGGCTGCCCTGCGGGccgagctgcagcagctgcaggacaCGCTCAGCCGcgagcaggagagcagcaagaTGGAGCTGGAGACGTTGCAGACCCAGCTGAGAGACAAG GAGAGCGGGGAGCAGGCACTGCGGCAGCGCCTGGCCGAGGAGCAGtttgccctgctgcagggcactGCGCGGGAGGCAGAGCGGATGGTGCAGGATGCCCTCAGTCGCCTGGAGGATCCCGCTCACATCGGCTGCACTGGCTCGGCAG ATTGCCTCCTATCCAGGACGCTGGCAGCCTCCGAGTGCGTGGAGCGGCTGCGGGACGCACATGGCAAATACCTTTCCAATCGCGCAG CTGTgggctccctgctgccctgcctggccctcTTCGCCCACCTCGTCAGCGAcaccctgctgcagggcagcgctACCTCCCACGTGGCCCCCATGGAGCCCGCCGACC GTCTGCTGGAGATGTGCAAGCAGTGCGGTAGCGAGGCCGTGAGCTACCTCAGTGCCCTGCAAGACCCGGGGACAGTGGAAGGCGCCAACTGCAGCCTGGTGATGACCTGCCTGGGCCGGATCAGTGCCATCGGGGAG GAGCTGCGGCCCAAAGGGCTGGACGtcaagcaggaggagctgggtgACCTGGTGGACAAGGAGATGGCAGCAACGGCGGCAGCCATCGAAACAGCGGCCGCCCGCATCGAG GAGATGCTGAGCAAGGCACGGGCTGGTGACACTGGGGTCAAACTGGAAGTCAACGAGAG GATCCTGGGCTCCTGCACGGGCCTCATGCAGGCCATCCACGTCCTGGTCCTGGCCTCCAAGGACCTCCAGAGAGAGATTGTGGAGAGCGGACGG GGCGCAGCATCCCCCAAGGAGTTTTACGCCAAGAATTCCCGCTGGACCGAGGGTCTCATCTCCGCCTCCAAGGCTGTGGGCTGGGGTGCCACTGTCATGGT CGATGCTGCCGATTTGGTGGTGCAAGGCAAGGGGACATTTGAGGAGCTGATGGTCTGTTCCCGGGAGATCGCGGCCAGCACCGCCCAGCTGGTGGCAGCCTCCAAG GTGAAGGCAGACAAAGACAGTGCCAACCTTTGCAAGCTCCAGCAAGCCTCCCGGGGCGTCAACCAGGCCACGGCTGGTGTGGTGGCCTCCACCAAGGCCGGGAAGTCACAGGTGGAGGAGAAAG ACAGCATGGACTTCTCCAGCATGACACTCACCCAGATCAAGCGTCAGGAGATGGACTCACAG GTGCGGGTGCTGGAGCTGGAAAaccagctgcagaaggagcGGCAGAAGCTGGGGGAGCTGCGCAAGAAGCACTACGAGCTGGCAGGAGTGgcggagggctgggaggaggacg CTGCAGATTAA
- the HIP1 gene encoding huntingtin-interacting protein 1 isoform X1, with the protein MDRVSSSMKQVSNPLPKVLSRRAGGGGLEAERESFERAQTVSINKAINAQEVAVKEKHARTCILGTHHEKGAQTFWSVVNRLPLSGNAVLCWKFCHVFHKLLRDGHANVLKDSMRYKNELSDMSRMWGHLSEGYGQLCSIYLKLLRTKMEFHTKNPRFPSNLQMSDRQLDEAGENDVNNFFQLTVEMFDYLECELNLFQMVFSSLDMSRSVSVTAAGQCRLAPLIQVILDCSHLYDYTVKLLFKLHSCLPADTLQGHRDRFLEQFRKLKDLFYRSSNLQYFKRLIQIPQLPENPPNFLRASALSEHISPVVVIPAEASSPDSEPITDLVEMDTASQSLFDNKFDDIFGSSFSSDPFNFNSQNGMNKDDKDRLIEQLYGEIAALKEELENFKAESARGAVQLRGRASELEAELAEQQHLKQQAQDESEFLRAELEELKKQREDTEKAQRSLTEIERRAQANEQRYSKLKEKYSELVQNHADLLRKNAEVTKQVTAARQAQGDVEREKKELEDSFQRVSEQAQRKSQEQAEVLDTLKRELAASRQELQVLQGTLESSTQAGAEQSTRITGLEQERDSLSRAAERHGEEMAALRAELQQLQDTLSREQESSKMELETLQTQLRDKESGEQALRQRLAEEQFALLQGTAREAERMVQDALSRLEDPAHIGCTGSADCLLSRTLAASECVERLRDAHGKYLSNRAAVGSLLPCLALFAHLVSDTLLQGSATSHVAPMEPADRLLEMCKQCGSEAVSYLSALQDPGTVEGANCSLVMTCLGRISAIGEELRPKGLDVKQEELGDLVDKEMAATAAAIETAAARIEEMLSKARAGDTGVKLEVNERILGSCTGLMQAIHVLVLASKDLQREIVESGRGAASPKEFYAKNSRWTEGLISASKAVGWGATVMVDAADLVVQGKGTFEELMVCSREIAASTAQLVAASKVKADKDSANLCKLQQASRGVNQATAGVVASTKAGKSQVEEKDSMDFSSMTLTQIKRQEMDSQVRVLELENQLQKERQKLGELRKKHYELAGVAEGWEEDAAD; encoded by the exons ACTGTCAGCATCAATAAGGCTATTAATGCACAGGAAGTGGCTGTCAAGGAGAAACACGCCAGAA CATGCATCCTGGGCACGCACCACGAGAAGGGGGCACAGACCTTCTGGTCGGTGGTGAACCGGCTGCCACTGTCAGGCAACGCTGTGCTCTGCTGGAAGTTCTGCCACGTCTTCCACAAACTCCTCCGGGATGGCCACGCGAAC GTCCTGAAAGACTCCATGAGATACAAGAACGAGCTGAGCGACATGAGCAGGATGTGG GGCCACCTGAGCGAGGGCTacgggcagctctgcagcatctACCTCAAACTGCTGAGAACCAAGATGGAGTTTCACACGAAG AATCCCCGCTTCCCCAGCAATCTCCAGATGTCTGATCGGCAGCTTGACGAAGCAGGGGAGAACGACGTCAATAATTT TTTTCAGCTGACAGTGGAGATGTTTGACTACCTGGAGTGTGAGCTGAACCTCTTCCAGATGG TGTTCAGCTCCCTGGACATGTCACGCTCGGTGTCGGTGACAGCCGCAGGGCAGTGCCGCCTGGCCCCGCTCATCCAGGTGATCCTGGATTGCAGCCACCTCTACGACTACACTGTCAAGCTGCTCTTCAAGCTCCACTCCT GTCTGCCAGCAGATACGCTGCAGGGCCACCGGGATCGCTTCCTGGAGCAGTTCAGAAA GCTGAAGGACCTCTTCTACCGCTCCAGCAACCTGCAGTACTTCAAGCGGCTGATTCAGATCCCGCAGCTGCCAGAG aaCCCCCCCAATTTCCTGCGCGCCTCAGCGCTGTCAGAGCACATCAGCCCCGTGGTGGTCATCCCCGCCGAGGCATCCTCACCCGACAGCGAGCCCATCACAGACCTGGTGGAGATGGACACGGCCTCGCAG AGCCTGTTTGACAATAAGTTTGACGACATCTTCGGCAGCTCTTTCAGCAGTGACCCCTTCAATTTCAACAGCCAGAACGGGATGAACAAGGATGACAA GGACCGGTTAATCGAGCAGCTTTATGGGGAGATTGCAGCCCtgaaggaggagctggagaactTCAAGGCCGAG AGCGCACGGGGCGCGGTGCAGCTGCGCGGTCGCGCCAGCGAGCTGGAGGCCGAGCTGGCCGAGCAGCAGCACCTGAAGCAGCAGGCGCAGGACGAGAGCGAGTTCCTGCGTGCAGAgctggaggagttgaagaagCAGCGGGAGGACACCGAGAAGGCGCAGAGGAGCCTGACGGAGATTGAAA GGCGGGCGCAGGCCAACGAGCAGCGCTACAGCAAGCTGAAGGAGAAGTACAGCGAGCTGGTGCAGAACCACGCCGACCTGCTGCGGAAG AATGCAGAGGTGACCAAGCAGGTGACGGCGGCCAGGCAGGCCCAGGGGGACGTGGAGCGGGAgaagaaggagctggaggactCCTTCCAGCGGGTGAGCGAGCAGGCTCAGAGGAAG TctcaggagcaggcagaggtgcTGGACACACTGAagagggagctggcagccagcagACAGGAGCTGCAGGTCCTCCAGGGCACCCTGGAGTCCAGCACACAG GCGGGAGCGGAGCAGAGCACCCGGATCACCGgcctggagcaggagagggaCAGCCTGAGCCGGGCAGCGGAGCGGCACGGGGAGGAGATGGCTGCCCTGCGGGccgagctgcagcagctgcaggacaCGCTCAGCCGcgagcaggagagcagcaagaTGGAGCTGGAGACGTTGCAGACCCAGCTGAGAGACAAG GAGAGCGGGGAGCAGGCACTGCGGCAGCGCCTGGCCGAGGAGCAGtttgccctgctgcagggcactGCGCGGGAGGCAGAGCGGATGGTGCAGGATGCCCTCAGTCGCCTGGAGGATCCCGCTCACATCGGCTGCACTGGCTCGGCAG ATTGCCTCCTATCCAGGACGCTGGCAGCCTCCGAGTGCGTGGAGCGGCTGCGGGACGCACATGGCAAATACCTTTCCAATCGCGCAG CTGTgggctccctgctgccctgcctggccctcTTCGCCCACCTCGTCAGCGAcaccctgctgcagggcagcgctACCTCCCACGTGGCCCCCATGGAGCCCGCCGACC GTCTGCTGGAGATGTGCAAGCAGTGCGGTAGCGAGGCCGTGAGCTACCTCAGTGCCCTGCAAGACCCGGGGACAGTGGAAGGCGCCAACTGCAGCCTGGTGATGACCTGCCTGGGCCGGATCAGTGCCATCGGGGAG GAGCTGCGGCCCAAAGGGCTGGACGtcaagcaggaggagctgggtgACCTGGTGGACAAGGAGATGGCAGCAACGGCGGCAGCCATCGAAACAGCGGCCGCCCGCATCGAG GAGATGCTGAGCAAGGCACGGGCTGGTGACACTGGGGTCAAACTGGAAGTCAACGAGAG GATCCTGGGCTCCTGCACGGGCCTCATGCAGGCCATCCACGTCCTGGTCCTGGCCTCCAAGGACCTCCAGAGAGAGATTGTGGAGAGCGGACGG GGCGCAGCATCCCCCAAGGAGTTTTACGCCAAGAATTCCCGCTGGACCGAGGGTCTCATCTCCGCCTCCAAGGCTGTGGGCTGGGGTGCCACTGTCATGGT CGATGCTGCCGATTTGGTGGTGCAAGGCAAGGGGACATTTGAGGAGCTGATGGTCTGTTCCCGGGAGATCGCGGCCAGCACCGCCCAGCTGGTGGCAGCCTCCAAG GTGAAGGCAGACAAAGACAGTGCCAACCTTTGCAAGCTCCAGCAAGCCTCCCGGGGCGTCAACCAGGCCACGGCTGGTGTGGTGGCCTCCACCAAGGCCGGGAAGTCACAGGTGGAGGAGAAAG ACAGCATGGACTTCTCCAGCATGACACTCACCCAGATCAAGCGTCAGGAGATGGACTCACAG GTGCGGGTGCTGGAGCTGGAAAaccagctgcagaaggagcGGCAGAAGCTGGGGGAGCTGCGCAAGAAGCACTACGAGCTGGCAGGAGTGgcggagggctgggaggaggacg CTGCAGATTAA
- the HIP1 gene encoding huntingtin-interacting protein 1 isoform X2 encodes MELGKVTVSINKAINAQEVAVKEKHARTCILGTHHEKGAQTFWSVVNRLPLSGNAVLCWKFCHVFHKLLRDGHANVLKDSMRYKNELSDMSRMWGHLSEGYGQLCSIYLKLLRTKMEFHTKNPRFPSNLQMSDRQLDEAGENDVNNFFQLTVEMFDYLECELNLFQMVFSSLDMSRSVSVTAAGQCRLAPLIQVILDCSHLYDYTVKLLFKLHSCLPADTLQGHRDRFLEQFRKLKDLFYRSSNLQYFKRLIQIPQLPENPPNFLRASALSEHISPVVVIPAEASSPDSEPITDLVEMDTASQSLFDNKFDDIFGSSFSSDPFNFNSQNGMNKDDKDRLIEQLYGEIAALKEELENFKAESARGAVQLRGRASELEAELAEQQHLKQQAQDESEFLRAELEELKKQREDTEKAQRSLTEIERRAQANEQRYSKLKEKYSELVQNHADLLRKNAEVTKQVTAARQAQGDVEREKKELEDSFQRVSEQAQRKSQEQAEVLDTLKRELAASRQELQVLQGTLESSTQAGAEQSTRITGLEQERDSLSRAAERHGEEMAALRAELQQLQDTLSREQESSKMELETLQTQLRDKESGEQALRQRLAEEQFALLQGTAREAERMVQDALSRLEDPAHIGCTGSADCLLSRTLAASECVERLRDAHGKYLSNRAAVGSLLPCLALFAHLVSDTLLQGSATSHVAPMEPADRLLEMCKQCGSEAVSYLSALQDPGTVEGANCSLVMTCLGRISAIGEELRPKGLDVKQEELGDLVDKEMAATAAAIETAAARIEEMLSKARAGDTGVKLEVNERILGSCTGLMQAIHVLVLASKDLQREIVESGRGAASPKEFYAKNSRWTEGLISASKAVGWGATVMVDAADLVVQGKGTFEELMVCSREIAASTAQLVAASKVKADKDSANLCKLQQASRGVNQATAGVVASTKAGKSQVEEKDSMDFSSMTLTQIKRQEMDSQVRVLELENQLQKERQKLGELRKKHYELAGVAEGWEEDAAD; translated from the exons ACTGTCAGCATCAATAAGGCTATTAATGCACAGGAAGTGGCTGTCAAGGAGAAACACGCCAGAA CATGCATCCTGGGCACGCACCACGAGAAGGGGGCACAGACCTTCTGGTCGGTGGTGAACCGGCTGCCACTGTCAGGCAACGCTGTGCTCTGCTGGAAGTTCTGCCACGTCTTCCACAAACTCCTCCGGGATGGCCACGCGAAC GTCCTGAAAGACTCCATGAGATACAAGAACGAGCTGAGCGACATGAGCAGGATGTGG GGCCACCTGAGCGAGGGCTacgggcagctctgcagcatctACCTCAAACTGCTGAGAACCAAGATGGAGTTTCACACGAAG AATCCCCGCTTCCCCAGCAATCTCCAGATGTCTGATCGGCAGCTTGACGAAGCAGGGGAGAACGACGTCAATAATTT TTTTCAGCTGACAGTGGAGATGTTTGACTACCTGGAGTGTGAGCTGAACCTCTTCCAGATGG TGTTCAGCTCCCTGGACATGTCACGCTCGGTGTCGGTGACAGCCGCAGGGCAGTGCCGCCTGGCCCCGCTCATCCAGGTGATCCTGGATTGCAGCCACCTCTACGACTACACTGTCAAGCTGCTCTTCAAGCTCCACTCCT GTCTGCCAGCAGATACGCTGCAGGGCCACCGGGATCGCTTCCTGGAGCAGTTCAGAAA GCTGAAGGACCTCTTCTACCGCTCCAGCAACCTGCAGTACTTCAAGCGGCTGATTCAGATCCCGCAGCTGCCAGAG aaCCCCCCCAATTTCCTGCGCGCCTCAGCGCTGTCAGAGCACATCAGCCCCGTGGTGGTCATCCCCGCCGAGGCATCCTCACCCGACAGCGAGCCCATCACAGACCTGGTGGAGATGGACACGGCCTCGCAG AGCCTGTTTGACAATAAGTTTGACGACATCTTCGGCAGCTCTTTCAGCAGTGACCCCTTCAATTTCAACAGCCAGAACGGGATGAACAAGGATGACAA GGACCGGTTAATCGAGCAGCTTTATGGGGAGATTGCAGCCCtgaaggaggagctggagaactTCAAGGCCGAG AGCGCACGGGGCGCGGTGCAGCTGCGCGGTCGCGCCAGCGAGCTGGAGGCCGAGCTGGCCGAGCAGCAGCACCTGAAGCAGCAGGCGCAGGACGAGAGCGAGTTCCTGCGTGCAGAgctggaggagttgaagaagCAGCGGGAGGACACCGAGAAGGCGCAGAGGAGCCTGACGGAGATTGAAA GGCGGGCGCAGGCCAACGAGCAGCGCTACAGCAAGCTGAAGGAGAAGTACAGCGAGCTGGTGCAGAACCACGCCGACCTGCTGCGGAAG AATGCAGAGGTGACCAAGCAGGTGACGGCGGCCAGGCAGGCCCAGGGGGACGTGGAGCGGGAgaagaaggagctggaggactCCTTCCAGCGGGTGAGCGAGCAGGCTCAGAGGAAG TctcaggagcaggcagaggtgcTGGACACACTGAagagggagctggcagccagcagACAGGAGCTGCAGGTCCTCCAGGGCACCCTGGAGTCCAGCACACAG GCGGGAGCGGAGCAGAGCACCCGGATCACCGgcctggagcaggagagggaCAGCCTGAGCCGGGCAGCGGAGCGGCACGGGGAGGAGATGGCTGCCCTGCGGGccgagctgcagcagctgcaggacaCGCTCAGCCGcgagcaggagagcagcaagaTGGAGCTGGAGACGTTGCAGACCCAGCTGAGAGACAAG GAGAGCGGGGAGCAGGCACTGCGGCAGCGCCTGGCCGAGGAGCAGtttgccctgctgcagggcactGCGCGGGAGGCAGAGCGGATGGTGCAGGATGCCCTCAGTCGCCTGGAGGATCCCGCTCACATCGGCTGCACTGGCTCGGCAG ATTGCCTCCTATCCAGGACGCTGGCAGCCTCCGAGTGCGTGGAGCGGCTGCGGGACGCACATGGCAAATACCTTTCCAATCGCGCAG CTGTgggctccctgctgccctgcctggccctcTTCGCCCACCTCGTCAGCGAcaccctgctgcagggcagcgctACCTCCCACGTGGCCCCCATGGAGCCCGCCGACC GTCTGCTGGAGATGTGCAAGCAGTGCGGTAGCGAGGCCGTGAGCTACCTCAGTGCCCTGCAAGACCCGGGGACAGTGGAAGGCGCCAACTGCAGCCTGGTGATGACCTGCCTGGGCCGGATCAGTGCCATCGGGGAG GAGCTGCGGCCCAAAGGGCTGGACGtcaagcaggaggagctgggtgACCTGGTGGACAAGGAGATGGCAGCAACGGCGGCAGCCATCGAAACAGCGGCCGCCCGCATCGAG GAGATGCTGAGCAAGGCACGGGCTGGTGACACTGGGGTCAAACTGGAAGTCAACGAGAG GATCCTGGGCTCCTGCACGGGCCTCATGCAGGCCATCCACGTCCTGGTCCTGGCCTCCAAGGACCTCCAGAGAGAGATTGTGGAGAGCGGACGG GGCGCAGCATCCCCCAAGGAGTTTTACGCCAAGAATTCCCGCTGGACCGAGGGTCTCATCTCCGCCTCCAAGGCTGTGGGCTGGGGTGCCACTGTCATGGT CGATGCTGCCGATTTGGTGGTGCAAGGCAAGGGGACATTTGAGGAGCTGATGGTCTGTTCCCGGGAGATCGCGGCCAGCACCGCCCAGCTGGTGGCAGCCTCCAAG GTGAAGGCAGACAAAGACAGTGCCAACCTTTGCAAGCTCCAGCAAGCCTCCCGGGGCGTCAACCAGGCCACGGCTGGTGTGGTGGCCTCCACCAAGGCCGGGAAGTCACAGGTGGAGGAGAAAG ACAGCATGGACTTCTCCAGCATGACACTCACCCAGATCAAGCGTCAGGAGATGGACTCACAG GTGCGGGTGCTGGAGCTGGAAAaccagctgcagaaggagcGGCAGAAGCTGGGGGAGCTGCGCAAGAAGCACTACGAGCTGGCAGGAGTGgcggagggctgggaggaggacg CTGCAGATTAA